In Labrus mixtus chromosome 13, fLabMix1.1, whole genome shotgun sequence, a single genomic region encodes these proteins:
- the klf5b gene encoding Krueppel-like factor 5 has translation MAAAVRNNNVWVAPGQDAQFLHRTADGLRGEDHGQVQCNTRDAVPGTSPYQGYNMGKPEMDNYLPAHQQDIVNSKMFCKDSSLTLEPQFTEDFASPYSINMSLLLPDVTYLHPGLCRTMRQIKTEPSHSLMHPACQGSGVPPALQEYPGVFTVADSTSSNFLIKQEVPDFQDVPLFQLLNSDLEQIVHGSQLNTMGMAPLSRPIGNVHVGPAHNSAKNTSSSQSFPFNHHVSHQQRPTYLPPSPPSSEPSSPDRGKELLHNLSPPPSYEASIASKITFQNHSSIDPGQTSNATLIQSQDQNCNVGLVQSPGPVTVQHSTLTPDQTTPAVGPLSPVLAQSAPGKFNRRNNPDLERRRIHHCNVPGCKKVYTKSSHLKAHLRTHTGEKPYQCSWEGCEWRFARSDELTRHFRKHTGAKPFQCSVCNRCFSRSDHLALHMKRHQS, from the exons ATGGCCGCCGCCGTGAGGAATAATAATGTTTGGGTCGCTCCGGGGCAGGACGCGCAGTTTCTCCACAGAACAGCGGACGGTCTGAGAGGTGAAGATCATGGACAAGTGCAGTGTAACACGAGGGATGCCGTCCCGGGAACTTCCCCTTATCAGGGTTATAACATG GGTAAACCTGAGATGGACAACTACCTGCCTGCGCACCAACAGGACATTGTAAATTCTAAAATGTTCTGCAAGGACAGCTCTCTGACACTAGAGCCCCAATTCACTGAGGACTTCGCCTCCCCTTACAGCATCAACATGAGCCTGCTCCTTCCTGATGTCACATACCTGCACCCTGGTCTCTGCAGGACTATGAGACagatcaaaacagagccgtCACACTCCCTGATGCACCCCGCCTGTCAGGGCAGCGGCGTGCCACCAGCACTCCAAGAGTACCCAGGTGTCTTTACTGTTGCTGACAGTACTAGCAGCAACTTTttaatcaaacaggaagtgccagATTTCCAGGATGTTCCCCTGTTTCAGCTCTTGAACTCTGACTTGGAGCAGATCGTTCATGGGTCTCAGTTGAACACCATGGGGATGGCGCCCTTAAGTCGTCCTATTGGGAACGTCCATGTAGGCCCTGCACACAATTCTGCTAAAAACACAAGCAGCTCCCAGAGTTTTCCATTTAATCATCATGTTAGCCATCAGCAGAGGCCAACCTACCTGCCACCTTCTCCACCAAGCTCTGAGCCCTCAAGTCCAGACAGGGGGAAGGAGCTGCTTCACAATCTGTCCCCGCCTCCCTCCTATGAAGCCAGCATCGCCTCCAAGATAACTTTTCAGAACCACAGTTCCATCGATCCAGGACAAACTTCTAACGCAACTCTAATCCAAAGCCAAGACCAGAATTGTAATGTGGGATTAGTCCAAAGCCCAGGTCCTGTAACAGTCCAGCATTCAACCCTGACACCAGATCAGACCACGCCAGCTGTTGGCCCACTGTCCCCCGTGTTGGCCCAGTCAGCTCCAGGAAAATTCAACCGAAGGAATAATCCTGatctggagaggaggaggatacaCCACTGTAATGTCCCAG gtTGCAAGAAGGTCTACACCAAGTCTTCTCATTTGAAAGCCCATCTAAGGACTCACAcag GAGAGAAGCCGTACCAATGCTCCTGGGAGGGCTGTGAGTGGCGTTTTGCCCGATCTGACGAGCTGACTCGCCATTTCAGGAAACACACCGGAGCGAAGCCTTTCCAGTGCAGCGTGTGTAACCGCTGTTTCTCCCGCTCTGATCACCTGGCCCTACACATGAAGAGACACCAGAGCTAG